A stretch of the Flavobacterium aquiphilum genome encodes the following:
- a CDS encoding efflux RND transporter permease subunit — translation MVEKLISFSLKNRFVVLLISVSLFAWGVYSVQQNPIDAIPDLSENQVIVFTEWMGRSPQVIESQVTYPLVSNLQGIPKVKNIRGASMFGMSFVYIVFEDNVDVYWARTRVLERLNYAQRLLPQNVVPTLGPDGTGVGHVFWYHFEANGMDLGEQRALQDWYVKFALQTVPGVAEVASFGGFEKQYQLVLDPLKMQHYNVSIMEVMNAVKANNNDVGGRKFEMSNMAYIIRGLGYIKNSKDIEDIAIKNYNSIPVRIKDIGSMQMGGDLRLGIFDENGTGEVVGGIVVMRYGENADKVIKAVKAKMKEVQKGLPDGVTFKTSYDRSELIEKAIESVKGTLMEEMIAVSIVVLVFLFHWRSALIILIQIPISVAVAFIFLQAFGISSNIMSLTGIALAIGVLVDDGIVMVENAYRTISEKQEEMDNN, via the coding sequence ATGGTAGAAAAATTAATATCATTTTCATTAAAAAACAGATTTGTTGTTTTACTCATCTCGGTCAGTTTATTTGCTTGGGGAGTGTATAGCGTTCAGCAAAATCCAATAGATGCCATTCCGGATTTGTCCGAAAATCAAGTAATTGTGTTTACGGAATGGATGGGAAGAAGCCCTCAGGTTATCGAATCACAAGTAACTTATCCTTTGGTGTCCAATCTGCAGGGAATCCCAAAAGTGAAGAATATTCGAGGCGCTTCTATGTTTGGAATGAGCTTCGTATATATCGTTTTTGAGGATAATGTCGATGTTTATTGGGCAAGAACCCGGGTTTTGGAAAGGCTGAATTATGCACAACGGTTACTACCTCAAAATGTGGTTCCAACCCTTGGACCTGATGGTACAGGTGTTGGTCATGTTTTTTGGTATCATTTTGAAGCCAATGGAATGGATTTGGGAGAGCAAAGAGCCTTGCAGGATTGGTATGTGAAATTTGCATTGCAAACTGTTCCCGGTGTTGCCGAAGTAGCTTCTTTTGGGGGTTTCGAAAAACAATACCAACTCGTTTTAGATCCTTTGAAAATGCAACATTACAATGTAAGCATAATGGAGGTGATGAACGCAGTAAAGGCTAATAACAATGATGTCGGGGGACGAAAATTCGAAATGAGTAATATGGCATACATCATAAGAGGCTTGGGGTATATTAAAAACAGCAAGGACATAGAAGATATTGCCATAAAAAACTACAATTCTATTCCGGTGCGGATAAAGGATATTGGTTCGATGCAAATGGGCGGAGACTTGCGTTTGGGAATTTTTGACGAAAATGGTACAGGAGAAGTAGTTGGCGGTATAGTGGTAATGCGGTATGGAGAAAATGCCGATAAAGTCATAAAAGCAGTAAAAGCAAAAATGAAAGAAGTGCAGAAAGGATTGCCTGATGGCGTTACTTTTAAAACCTCTTATGATAGAAGTGAATTGATTGAGAAAGCTATCGAATCGGTCAAAGGGACGTTAATGGAAGAAATGATTGCCGTTTCAATAGTGGTATTGGTATTTCTTTTTCATTGGCGAAGCGCATTGATTATTCTGATTCAAATACCAATTTCGGTCGCAGTTGCTTTTATTTTTCTGCAGGCTTTTGGGATATCTTCAAATATTATGTCGCTTACCGGAATTGCTTTGGCAATTGGTGTTTTGGTTGATGACGGAATTGTAATGGTAGAGAATGCCTACAGGACAATTTCTGAGAAACAAGAAGAAATGGATAATAACTAA